A genomic segment from Nicotiana sylvestris chromosome 1, ASM39365v2, whole genome shotgun sequence encodes:
- the LOC138874449 gene encoding uncharacterized protein: MALPRVPDNLAAIAFTSNLNEKSSEAMRRLKESIREFPATTWNDVYNRYSTKLSIEEDIVPRLQKEKKLNPEKCAFGVASGKFLGFLVSNHVLKKQDHFKWNEECQQALRNLQTYLSNPPLLAKPKAGEKLIIYLVVSEVAVSAVLVREEQGKQYHIYYVSKSLLDAETRYPQLEKLALALIMASRKLRPYFQCHPIVVVTAYPLRNILHKHELSGRLAKWVIELSEYEITYQPRIAIKSQVLADFVADFSQEMQLEAEKELHVFNGANPGTWTLFNDGSSNVKGAGLGIVLVPPTGETIRQTIKCHSITYNEAEYEAMISGLELALELGINQIIIKSDSQLVVNQMLVTYAAREARMQQYIEKYGTIPDNKKKAHAL, from the exons atggcATTACCACGTGTACCAGATAATTtggcagctatagctttcacaagcaatttgaatgaaaaaagctcagaagCTATGAGGCGACTCAAAGAAAGCATtcgtgaattcccagctacaacgtggaatgacgtttacaacaggtatagcacgaagctgagcATAGAAGAAGATATTGTTCCACgacttcaaaaagaaaaaaag ttaaatcccgaaaaatgtgcgtTTGGTGTTGCATCaggcaagtttttgggttttcttgtttctaaccatg TccttaagaagcaggatcatttcaaatggaatgaggaatgtcaacaggcactTAGGAATTTGcaaacgtacttatcaaatccacctttgctggcaaaaccaaaggctggggaaaaacTAATTATCTACCTTGTTGTTTCGGAAGTTGCGGTAAGCgctgttttggtccgagaagaacaaggtaaacaataCCATATCTActatgttagtaaatctttgttagatgcggagACGCGGTACCCTcaattagaaaaacttgcacttgcattaattatggcatctagaaagttaagaccttactttcagtgtcatcctattgtcgtagtaactgcctaccctttacgtaatatattacataaacaTGAGCTATCAGGTAGGCTAGCTAAGTGGGTAATAGAGTtgagtgaatacgaaatcacgtACCAACCTAGAattgctataaaatcacaagtgttagctgatttcgtggccgATTTTAGCCAAgagatgcaattagaagcagaaaaagaattacatgTATTTAATGGGGCTAACccgggaacttggactttattcaatgatggctcatctaatgtaaaaggtgcaggtttagggattgtcttggtaccacctacgggtgagaccATTCGACAAACTATTAAATGTCACTCTATAACttacaatgaagcagagtatgaggctatgatttcaggtctagaattggcactagagcttggcataaatcagattataattaaaagtgattcgcaactcgtggttaatcaaatgctggtGACTTATGCAgctagggaagcaaggatgcaacaatacatagaaaag